One genomic window of Punica granatum isolate Tunisia-2019 chromosome 1, ASM765513v2, whole genome shotgun sequence includes the following:
- the LOC116188599 gene encoding putative 4-hydroxy-4-methyl-2-oxoglutarate aldolase 3, producing the protein MGSLATADVCDSNAASVVNGDLRVLHSIFQAYGQNQSFSGPIMTLKVFEDNVLVRELLETKGEGRVLIVDGGGSRRCALVGGNLVQLAQNNGWAGIVVNGCIRDVDEINGCHIGVRALGSNPLKSNKKGVGERNCPVYIAGHWVRDAEWLYADSDGIIVSKSELSA; encoded by the coding sequence ATGGGATCCCTGGCAACAGCGGACGTGTGCGATTCCAATGCAGCTTCTGTTGTGAATGGCGATTTGCGGGTTCTCCACTCGATTTTCCAAGCTTACGGCCAAAATCAATCCTTCTCGGGCCCTATCATGACTCTCAAGGTGTTCGAGGACAATGTCCTGGTAAGGGAGCTCCTCGAGACAAAGGGAGAAGGCCGAGTCCTCATCGTTGATGGAGGGGGGAGCAGGAGATGTGCCCTGGTGGGAGGGAACCTGGTCCAGTTGGCCCAGAACAATGGATGGGCTGGGATTGTGGTCAATGGGTGCATCCGGGATGTGGACGAGATTAATGGGTGCCATATTGGCGTCAGGGCCTTGGGCTCTAACCCATTGAAATCAAACAAGAAAGGGGTCGGGGAGAGGAATTGCCCTGTCTACATAGCAGGCCACTGGGTTCGTGATGCAGAGTGGCTATATGCCGACAGCGATGGAATCATCGTGTCCAAGTCGGAGCTTTCTGCGTAG